Within Pseudomonas sp. LBUM920, the genomic segment ATTTTGCGGGCGACATCGACCAGGGTGTTTTCCGCCTCCTGGTCAGCCATCGGGTCGTCATCGACGAAAAACACCGGGCGGCCCAGTACCACTTCTTCGAATTCACGGCCGGCGTTGGCTTCGGCGCGGCTCTTGAGCTGGCCGATAAACAGCGCCAGCAGGTCGGTGAACGGCATTGCCGTGCCGAGTACGCTGGTGTCGTGCTTGATCAGCTTGGAACCCAGCAGGCTCTTGAGCGAGCGCATCAGCCGGCCTTCGTAGTTTTCCAGGTACTCGTGCAGGGCCAGGCGACCGTACACCGGGCGGCGCTCCTCGAAGTTGAAGAACACCACCGACGGCAACGTGATCTTGTCGTCCTCCAGCGCAATAAGCGTTTCCATGCCGGGGCGGATCCAGCCGACGGTGGAGTTGGACGTGCCGAAGTCGATACCGCAGGCACGGGCTGGGGATGGGTTTTTCATGTCTATCGGGTTCCGGTTGAAAAACGGCCGCGCAGTGTATGCCAGTCGGGCACGGATGCGTAGGCCGACCATCCGTTAAATCGTGCTTGAAAGTGCGGGATTTGCCCCCACATCTGTTGCATACGGCTAGCGCCGATAACACTTTGACGCACCCCCAGGCCACATCACTCAACAGGTGCAATGCAGCGCACGTTGTGCCCCGGGCTGTGCGATCTCGATTAAGGATGGTGAACCGCCGATGGATTTCAAAGACTACTACAAGATTCTGGGTGTCGAGCCGAGCGCCGATGACAAGGAAATCAAGGCCGCCTATCGCAAGCTCGCACGCAAATATCACCCGGACGTGAGCAAGGAAAAAGACGCCGAAGAGAAATTCAAGGACGCGTCCGAAGCCTATGAAGCGCTTAAAAGCGCCGATAAGCGCGCGGAATACGACGAACTGCGCAAATATGGCCAACATGGCCAGCCGTTCCAGGGGCCGCCGGGCTGGCAGAGCCGTGGCGGCTTTGGCGGCGGCCAGGACGCGGGCGACTTTTCGGACTTCTTCAGTTCGATCTTCGGCTCGCGCGGCGACGCGTTTGGCGGCGGTCAGCGCCGTCCAACCGGGCGCAAGGGCCAGGACGTGGAAATGCAGCTGTCGGTATTCCTTGAAGAGACGCTGTCCACCGAGTCCAAGCAGATCAGCTTCCAGGTGCCGCAATACGACGCCTCGGGTCGTCACGTCAGCAACACCACCAAAAGCCTGAACGTGAAAATCCCCGCCGGCGTGGCCGACGGCGAGCGCATCCGCCTCAAGGGCCAGGGTGCGCCGGGCATTGGCGGTGGCGCCAATGGCGATCTGTACCTGATCATCAAGTTTGCGCCGCACCCACGGTTTGAAGTGGACGGTGAAAACCTGATCATCAACCTGCCCCTGGCGCCATGGGAATTGGCCTTGGGCGCAGAAGTGGCCGTGCCGACCCTCACCGGCAAGATCAACCTCAAGGTGCCGGCCGGCAGCCAGAACGGCCAACGCATGCGCGCCAAAGGTCATGGCCTGCTGAACAAGGCCGGGCAGCGCGGTTACCTGTTCGTGCAGCTCAAGGCCGTGATGCCGAAAACCAGCGACGAT encodes:
- a CDS encoding DnaJ C-terminal domain-containing protein is translated as MDFKDYYKILGVEPSADDKEIKAAYRKLARKYHPDVSKEKDAEEKFKDASEAYEALKSADKRAEYDELRKYGQHGQPFQGPPGWQSRGGFGGGQDAGDFSDFFSSIFGSRGDAFGGGQRRPTGRKGQDVEMQLSVFLEETLSTESKQISFQVPQYDASGRHVSNTTKSLNVKIPAGVADGERIRLKGQGAPGIGGGANGDLYLIIKFAPHPRFEVDGENLIINLPLAPWELALGAEVAVPTLTGKINLKVPAGSQNGQRMRAKGHGLLNKAGQRGYLFVQLKAVMPKTSDDEVKALWQELAKKAAFDPRENWNS